CGCGGCGAATTCATGCGGATACTGGAATAAGAAACCGTGATTCGCATCCGGGTAAATCATTAACTCTGCGTTTGGAAGGTGTCCGGCAAGCAAGTAGGAGTTGACAGTCGGCACCATAATATCATTGTTGCCGTTCGCGACAAGCGTTGGCTGGCTAATTCCTGCAAGACGTGCCAGTTTGCTCGGATCCGGAATGCCCCAATCGATGATCGCTTCCGCTTGAGCATCGCGTACTTGCAACGAAGGCATCTCGTCGCGACCTTCTGTCCGGGTGAAGATCCGTCCTACGAATTCAAGTCCTTTGGCCTGACTGGTCGAAGTCGGAGCAAAGAACAAGTAGAGTACGTCTTCAGCGCCCTGGACATCCTTGTAAGCATGACGATTTATTTCGTCATTCCAGCCGTGCATATCGCGGCCGCCCTGAGGACCGGTCCCGGCAAGAATCAGGCGTCGTACCCTGTGCGGACGAAGGAGTGCGGCTTCTTGAGCAACAAAACCTCCCATGGAGAAGCCGAACAGATCGACGCTTGTCAATCCAAGAGCGTCAATGAATTCCAAAGCACCGTGGGCCATTTCAGTAATGGTGCGCGGTGTTGATCCTGTCGTACCTCCGACTCCAACGTTGTCAAAGAGGATGACTTCACGTTCAGCTGCGATATCATCAACAAGCGCGGGGTCCCAGTTATCGATATTTCCGCGGAAGTGCTGCAGGAACACAACCGGGGTCGTACCGGCTTTGCCGAAACGGCGATAAGTGAAAGTGGTTTGATTGCTTGAAGTGACAGTCAAGTTAGGTGCAGTATAATTTGACATCGATATTTCCCCTCAATTTCGATTTTTCTAACTGCTTATTTGTTTAGCGTAGTATCTTCGTTACCAAAAAAATAAATACCGTTTTGTAGAAGTTTTTAAGGGAATGGTCGTTCTCATTAAAGTATAAAATTTAGATTGAGCATCAAGTATTGCCAAATTCTAAACCGTCCATAATCCGGGTCACAGTTCATAAGTGCCCTTTCTTCGATATTCGTCATATCATATTACGTTTGAATTTTACCGATCGTTCTCGAATTAACAGCGTTTGCCGTTCTTGTCATCCTTATAATCAATTTCCACCACAATTATTTTAAATCATTTAAAGCTTCAACGGAGAATGGCAGAATCTCATTCATTCGCTCTTCCTTGACTTTAATTGCCCAGGCAGGATCCATTAGAAGAGCCCTTCCAACGGCAATGAAATCAAATTCGCCTTTCTCAAGCATCTCGATAAGAATTTCAAAATTAGCATGATGGGCGGAGTCTTTTCTTTCAAAAAGACTGCTTGTAAATTCGGTGTCAAGACTTACAGATCCAACTGAAATGACAGGTTTTCCCGTTAATTTTTTCGTCCATCCCGATAGGCTGTGATCGGATCCTTCGAACTCGGCCTCCCAAAATCTGCGGGTAGAACAATGAAAAATATCAACTCCTGCATCCGTCAAAGGCGTCAAAAATTGTTCTAATTCATGAGGTGTGTTTGCCAGCTTTGCCGAGTAGTCTCCAACTTTCCATTGAGAAAAACGAAAGGATATCGGGAAAGAAGACCCGACTTTATTGCGGCATGCTTTTATAACCTCTGCAGCAAATCGCGTCCGCTGAGCAAGATTGCCCCCGTATTGATCGGTTCGTTTGTTGGTTCTATCCCAGAAAAATTGATCAATCAGATACCCATGTGCTCCATGTAATTCAATGCCGTCAAATCCCAAGCGTTTGGCATCTTCTGCGGCCTGAGCATATGCAGTGATCGCATCTGCAATTTCAGACTCGCTCATAGGCTTTGTCACTTTTTCACCTGAAGCGTCAAGACCCGAAGGTCCAATCGGTTTCGCACCGGCGTTAGGCAAAGCATCCGTCTTTCTCTCCATTCCTACATGCCATAACTGCGGAAAAATCCGTCCTCCCGCATCATGTACTGCATTTACGACGTGTGACCATCCGTTTAGGGCTTCTTTGCCATAAAAGTTCGGGCTATTCGGTTTGGCTGCTGCAGCCGGATGGTTGATTAAGGTTCCTTCTGTAATAATCAGCCCGACGTCATTAGCCGCCCTTCGACGATAATATTCAGCAACATTGTTACCCGGAACTCCCTCAAGCGAAAAGCCTCGGGTCATGGGTGCCATTACGATTCGATTTGATAGTTCTAAATTGTCAGCCGTAAATGGTTTAAATAGTGAGTCAACCGAGAATGAAGATTTACTTTTCATAACAATTACACCTCCGGTTTGAAATGGATCGAACATACTCTTCGAATCCTTTCGCTCATTTATTAGAACGATCGTTCTAATAATAAAATAAGCGTTCATTGTTTGTCAATCCTCGCTAATCACAGTTTTCTCCCTGAACGGTAATAAGCGAGGATTCAGATGCGTAACGGATAAAAATCAGTCAAGATGAGGACTCCAGTCGTGTAGGCCGCGGCATAAAAGCAACGCCTGGTTTGTATGCGCGTTCGTTTTAAGGGTCCCGCCAACCTTTTATGTCGACGGGACCCTTATCCGAGAGACGGTAAACTTCATTCGGTTATGTTCAGATAAGCAAAGGAAAAGGTCCGCCGCCCTGCAGCTTCGTCAGGAGCCGTAAGCGGAATCGAATTCGATAATATTGCTGTCCGGGTCAAGGACATAAATTTGCGAGAATCCTGCCAGGCTGTCGGGTCTCGCTTCGTATTGGAGGCCGGCCGCTTCGAGGGCTTCTATCGTCCTGGCATAGCTTTTCACCCATACGGCGAAGTGGCCGTCGGTCGTATCGATACCGCTTTGCCGGAGCGCCTGTCCCTGCTCATTTTCCAGCAGATGAAGCTGCTGCGTCCCGACGGCATACCAGACGCCCTTGGAATTGAACGGCGGGCGCTCGATTTCCCTGAAACCCAGCACTTCCGTATAAAACCGCCGGGATCGGGAAAGATCGCGTACCGCGAGGCTGACATGGTGCAAAAATTCGTATTCGAACATCGGAAGTTCCTCCTTCATGCCGCACTTGCTCACACGGTCCCCCGGGTAAGAGCGGATGCGGGCTTTTTGGGCTTAATCTGCCTTATTATAGCACTTCCCGTTGGAAACGGCGCGGGCATCCGATAATTTGTGAGACGGGATGAAATCCATACCAAAAGTATGCAGGTCATATCCCTTGGCTTCGGCGTTTGCCTCGCCGGAAGACTTACCCTTGAAGCCCCCTTGGCAGCGATATTCCGAGAAAAGCATGAATCCGCTGCAGCATCCCCAGCGTGATGTGATGATTGACGCCCGAATATTCAACGAACTGAACATGCTCCGAAGCCCCGGACATCTCGTCCATGAAATATCGCTGGCTGTCGATCGGCACGGTCGTATCCTCCTGCCCATGCAGCAGCAGCAGCGGCTTCGGCGGATTCAGCCGAATGCGGGAAAGCGGGTCCTCCCGGCTCAAGACGTCCCGGTCGCCCGCTTCCATCGGCGGCAATCCGAGCTTCTCGCGGTACTGCTCCTCGAATTTGACCCAGGCGCAGGACCCGTTAATCACCGCCGCGGCATGAACCCGCTCGTATTGGGCGAAGGCGCCGGCCGTAATAAATCCGCCGGCCGAGTGGCCGACGACCGCAACCGAGGATTCGGCCGTCAGCTCCGACACAATCGCTCCCGCTTCCCGGATGCCCTGCCGGACAACCGGCCAAAAATGGGCCTGCAGCGCCGCCGCATCCGCATAGTCGATGCTCCCGCGCGCCCCGTGCAGCGGCAGCTCCGGCACGATCACCCGGTACCCCCAGCTCGCGATCAGCGAGGCAAAAAACCTGTAGCTTTCCATCGTCGAGCCCCAGCCGTGAAACAGCATAACGTGACCCGCCGGCTCTGCCGCAGGCTCCATGACGATGCAGGGCACTCCTCCAATATCGCGATTTTCGCCGTCATGCATGGTTGAACTGCCTCCTCCTGTACCCGGTCTGTTCCAAATCCAGGCGTTCATATAAACGGGTTTGCAAGGCGGCTCCCGAACGTTATTGTTTACGGGTAAGATGATGACCTTGTGAAACACCGGATAATCAAATTTTACCAGTCGGGCTGTCCAAAGCAAAGCGTTACCCGGCGCGGGACGTCACCGCTCTTTGCGGGTGCGCTTGGCCGAATCGAGACTGCCGTGTTCGAAGTGCGATTGGCATGTGGTCCTCCACCGAAATTTAGTCGGTCAGCAGATTCGTCACACTGATCGTCCAAACGATACCGGCAAACAGTACGCTGCTCCAAAACACTTCAGCCGAATACGACTTGCCCTGCACGATTTTTTTAATGGCTCTCAGCAAAGCAACGATAAACAAGACACCTGCAGCAGGCATGATGTACATGCTGACAAAAGCAAAAACTGCCATTTGCTGCACCTCCCTTTCTAGAAGACTACTCCGCAAGATGCAGTCAGACTGGACTGGATTCGCCTAATTCATCCTTGACAAAAATAGCATTCATTTCTAAAGTATGGAATGAACAGGCACGCATATTTTGAGGAAAGGAGTCGATTTTGGAAGACGATCGATTTTATGGCAGAGCGCCGGAATGACCGCCGACGCCGAGATCCGGTCAGGAGGAATTTTCATGAAACCGAAATTACGTAAAATGATGTTCAAGGTATTATCGGCGAGCGTGCTGTTCACGCTTGTCTTTAGCCTGACAGTTGCCGTTGCGCCGACGGAAAAAGCATTTGCGCTGTCCTATGATTTTACAAATCCGATTTCAACCGGCTGCGCCAATACGGCCGTTACGGAAGACTCCAAGTATATTTATAACAAATCCGGTACAAAGCTCGGCTATATACAGCTCCGATTCAGTACGAAGTGCCAAACGGCTTGGGGGTATTTGAAGCTTTATTCGCCGGCTCCTTCCGATAACTACGGGTCTGCAGGGATTTACGGTTACAACAGCAGCGGCTTAAGAATTTTGGCTTTCTGTGATTCAACAGGCGGTTCTAAGGGCGGGAACGGGAATATCATGAAAGGTCAAACCTCCTGTTTTACCGGTCAAGTGTATGACGGCGCCGGAAATTACGCGTTTGCCGCCGGGTTTGTCGGCAGTTATTCAAGCCAAACCGGGTATTATTAATGGCTCAATATCAGGCGGAGACCGGAATATCCGTCAGAACGAAGGGGAGGCGGTTGTCGTTTGCAGGTGTCAGTTCTTCCTGAACGTTTCACCCGGCTTCATATGCAATGTAGGGCTCGGGAACCTTAAGCGGAATGACGAGCTGATGCTCGACGCTTCCGTCTTTGGCGCTGTAAACGAACAGGATCAGCTGCATATCGGCCTGCGACGCTTTCTCGTAGCTGACGTCAAAGCGGAAATGACCCCAGGCCGGTCCGCCTTCATCGGCCATTTCGTGGCCCTCCGCCAAAATGTAGTGCCCGTCCTCCAGCTTCCAGCTGAAGGCGGCCTCGAATACACGGGCTTCCCCCTCGACCGTAAAAGACGGACCCGCTTCCGTTCCGGGCTTCGGCGAAAATACGCGGAAAGCGTCGTTCTCCGCCACCGGCGCCTGGACGGGTTCGCCGGACCGGGCGTCGATTCGAACGGCAACAGGTTTGTCGATCGTCTCATGCGCGGCAAGCTCCACGTTCCAGATCCCGCGCTCCGTATCCAGCACGGCGTCTTTGACCGCCAATGCGGCCGACGACGGGTCCGGCGGCGATGCGTGCAGCGCAGCCTTAACGGCCTGTGCGCGGCCGATCAGCCCTTCAGGAATATCCTGCGGATCGTCATGCACCACGATTTTGGCGGCGGCTGCCTGCTCCGGGTACGACTCCCTTACGGCGCCGGTATGCCAAGCTTCCACTTGCGCACCGACCGAAATCCCGTCCGCAGACGCCGCTTGGCCGGTACTATCCTGTATGACCGTCTGCTCATCGGCCGTGAACCAAATGGCTTTAACCGCGGGTGTGCCGTTCTGGTCGTCGTAAGCCGTGATCAGCCAGCGGTTTCCCTCTTTTTCGATGACCGTCCCCTTGTCGAACGCTTGTACCTCCGGCCGATCCTCTTCAGCCGTCTTGTCCCCCCCGGCGTTTGCGGGTTTTTGTTCCGGGCTGCAGGAAGCAAGCAAAGCCGCAACCCCGATCAAAGCGAGCTTTAACAATCCGTTCTGTCTTCTCATGATCCTCAGCTCCTTTTGACCAATAGACGCAATCGGACCGGCAGAAGTTTCGGAGAATCGGTTCGGAGCATCATTCTTTCCCGTCGTTTTCCGCACCGGCCTTAAACCGGTTGTCCGTGCGTACACTAATGTATTCGTTCCCTGGTGCAGGAATGAGTCGGCCAATGGACTCAGACGGTCCGGGGCTGCACAGGTGCGGCCGAAGCTGCCTAAGACCCGGCGGTCCGGGCCATCAGCGCGATTTCGTCGGCGTTTAGTTTGGGCAGCTTGTGATGCTCAATGCTGCGTCTGATACTCACCGGCTTCGCAAGATGAACCCGAACGATCATACCGTCCGTAAAATCGCCCGGCTTCATCGGTTTGCCGCTTTCGTCGCGAAAGATCGTTTGGGCCGAGTAATGTACCGTGCATAAATAGCCGACATCGGCGATCGCTCCCTTTTTGCCTTTGTTGGCTTCATCCGTGCAGCCTACGTTAAACGTCTTCGCCTTGGCGTCAAAATGGTCAACTTGACCTTCAAGCGAATCGACGGACGTTCCGCATCCGGCCAGCCCGACACAAGCAAGGAGCAGCAGCATTCCCGCTCGCTTCATGGTCTCTTCCCCCGCTTTGCCCGTTTCCCTTATAGACGGCGGATTCGAGAGAAGGTTGCACGGTTTCCTCGATCTCTCAATTTAACGCATCGCCGCGTTAATGCACCGCACGACACCTCAAGCCGATTTAAGCCCCCGCCGAATACCAGTTCAACACTCGCAAAGCGCGCAGCGTGTTCCACCGGCTCGGCCGGCCCTCGCCCTCGTCCACCTCGACCGGCATCGTGCCGGAATGCACATTCTCGAGCAACCACCGGCCTTCGCCGTCGCGCTTCGACTCGACCAGCCCGATCGCCTCGGCCATACGCTCGTCCGGCGCGGCGCCGGCTTTGCGCAAATAGTCGAGTCCCCGCAGCACGT
This genomic window from Paenibacillus humicola contains:
- a CDS encoding Gmad2 immunoglobulin-like domain-containing protein translates to MRRQNGLLKLALIGVAALLASCSPEQKPANAGGDKTAEEDRPEVQAFDKGTVIEKEGNRWLITAYDDQNGTPAVKAIWFTADEQTVIQDSTGQAASADGISVGAQVEAWHTGAVRESYPEQAAAAKIVVHDDPQDIPEGLIGRAQAVKAALHASPPDPSSAALAVKDAVLDTERGIWNVELAAHETIDKPVAVRIDARSGEPVQAPVAENDAFRVFSPKPGTEAGPSFTVEGEARVFEAAFSWKLEDGHYILAEGHEMADEGGPAWGHFRFDVSYEKASQADMQLILFVYSAKDGSVEHQLVIPLKVPEPYIAYEAG
- a CDS encoding VOC family protein, whose translation is MFEYEFLHHVSLAVRDLSRSRRFYTEVLGFREIERPPFNSKGVWYAVGTQQLHLLENEQGQALRQSGIDTTDGHFAVWVKSYARTIEALEAAGLQYEARPDSLAGFSQIYVLDPDSNIIEFDSAYGS
- a CDS encoding alpha/beta fold hydrolase; this encodes MSNYTAPNLTVTSSNQTTFTYRRFGKAGTTPVVFLQHFRGNIDNWDPALVDDIAAEREVILFDNVGVGGTTGSTPRTITEMAHGALEFIDALGLTSVDLFGFSMGGFVAQEAALLRPHRVRRLILAGTGPQGGRDMHGWNDEINRHAYKDVQGAEDVLYLFFAPTSTSQAKGLEFVGRIFTRTEGRDEMPSLQVRDAQAEAIIDWGIPDPSKLARLAGISQPTLVANGNNDIMVPTVNSYLLAGHLPNAELMIYPDANHGFLFQYPHEFAAEMNTFLNKK
- a CDS encoding NADH:flavin oxidoreductase, coding for MKSKSSFSVDSLFKPFTADNLELSNRIVMAPMTRGFSLEGVPGNNVAEYYRRRAANDVGLIITEGTLINHPAAAAKPNSPNFYGKEALNGWSHVVNAVHDAGGRIFPQLWHVGMERKTDALPNAGAKPIGPSGLDASGEKVTKPMSESEIADAITAYAQAAEDAKRLGFDGIELHGAHGYLIDQFFWDRTNKRTDQYGGNLAQRTRFAAEVIKACRNKVGSSFPISFRFSQWKVGDYSAKLANTPHELEQFLTPLTDAGVDIFHCSTRRFWEAEFEGSDHSLSGWTKKLTGKPVISVGSVSLDTEFTSSLFERKDSAHHANFEILIEMLEKGEFDFIAVGRALLMDPAWAIKVKEERMNEILPFSVEALNDLK
- a CDS encoding alpha/beta fold hydrolase codes for the protein MHDGENRDIGGVPCIVMEPAAEPAGHVMLFHGWGSTMESYRFFASLIASWGYRVIVPELPLHGARGSIDYADAAALQAHFWPVVRQGIREAGAIVSELTAESSVAVVGHSAGGFITAGAFAQYERVHAAAVINGSCAWVKFEEQYREKLGLPPMEAGDRDVLSREDPLSRIRLNPPKPLLLLHGQEDTTVPIDSQRYFMDEMSGASEHVQFVEYSGVNHHITLGMLQRIHAFLGISLPRGLQG
- a CDS encoding DUF2690 domain-containing protein is translated as MKPKLRKMMFKVLSASVLFTLVFSLTVAVAPTEKAFALSYDFTNPISTGCANTAVTEDSKYIYNKSGTKLGYIQLRFSTKCQTAWGYLKLYSPAPSDNYGSAGIYGYNSSGLRILAFCDSTGGSKGGNGNIMKGQTSCFTGQVYDGAGNYAFAAGFVGSYSSQTGYY